One window from the genome of Cyanobacteriota bacterium encodes:
- a CDS encoding carotenoid biosynthesis protein has product MKHLAIVERACLGGHVAAMAFGLGGLLFVLPRPDFIVSLSSVGQVLFRWGMTAGGATYMILGAIAAAVYAYRLLGLKRCLTFLLPAVFLSLGSELLGTSTGFPFGHYGYLDGLGYKIAGLVPFTIPLSWFYLGFSAYVLARVGLESRFKTVNVWVRQVAAIALGAVLLTAWDIVLDFAMSQDAIRFWEWRQPGAFYGMPYQNFAGWMGTGVLFMTVASLFWGREPLPIKRSDLLLPLGIYLVNFVFGATITLSAGIWVPCILATALGLLPAIVLWRAAQPGATSASVSSLLLPQPAQVQSVQSAVASNADLPVPSPVSD; this is encoded by the coding sequence ATGAAGCATTTGGCGATCGTCGAGCGCGCCTGCCTTGGTGGACATGTGGCTGCTATGGCATTTGGACTGGGTGGGTTGTTGTTCGTGTTGCCCCGGCCCGATTTCATAGTCTCATTGTCTAGCGTCGGTCAAGTGCTGTTTCGGTGGGGCATGACGGCAGGTGGTGCAACCTACATGATTCTGGGCGCGATCGCAGCAGCAGTGTATGCCTACCGTCTATTGGGGCTGAAACGTTGCCTTACATTTCTTTTGCCTGCTGTATTTCTCTCCCTGGGAAGTGAACTGCTGGGGACTAGTACGGGTTTTCCCTTTGGACACTATGGTTACCTTGATGGTCTAGGCTACAAAATCGCAGGGTTAGTCCCCTTCACCATTCCACTGTCTTGGTTCTATCTAGGATTTTCGGCCTATGTGTTGGCCCGTGTTGGGCTGGAATCTCGATTCAAAACCGTTAATGTATGGGTACGCCAAGTCGCGGCGATCGCCCTTGGAGCAGTTCTGCTCACTGCTTGGGACATTGTTTTGGACTTCGCCATGAGCCAAGATGCCATCCGCTTTTGGGAATGGAGGCAACCCGGAGCCTTTTATGGAATGCCTTACCAGAACTTTGCTGGCTGGATGGGCACGGGAGTGCTGTTTATGACCGTAGCATCCTTATTTTGGGGACGTGAACCGCTGCCAATTAAGCGATCGGACTTGCTCCTGCCCTTGGGAATTTACCTAGTCAACTTCGTCTTTGGTGCCACCATTACCCTCTCGGCAGGCATTTGGGTTCCCTGCATTCTGGCAACTGCTCTTGGCTTGCTACCTGCTATAGTGCTCTGGCGGGCAGCCCAACCAGGAGCGACGAGCGCCTCGGTGTCATCGCTATTGTTACCACAGCCTGCTCAAGTGCAATCTGTGCAGTCAGCCGTTGCCTCGAATGCTGACCTGCCCGTTCCCTCGCCGGTAAGCGATTAG